Proteins encoded together in one Kitasatospora albolonga window:
- a CDS encoding N-acetylneuraminate synthase, translating to MTSTSRLRTFGTRTAGPGRPVYITGEIGINHNGDLGNALALIDAAAEAGCDAVKFQKRTPEICTPRDQWDIERDTPWGRMTYIDYRHRVEFREEEYRAISEHCAERGIDWFASPWDTEAVAFLEKFDVPAHKVASASLTDDELLRALRATGRTVILSTGMSTPKQIRHAVEVLGSDNILLCHATSTYPAKAEELNLRVINTLQQEYPNVPIGYSGHETGLQTTLAAVALGATFVERHITLDRAMWGSDQAASVEPQGLTRLVRDIRTIEASLGDGVKKVYESELGPMKKLRRVAGVVAEAENTPAPEPVAV from the coding sequence ATGACCAGCACCTCCCGCCTGCGCACCTTCGGCACCCGTACCGCCGGACCCGGCCGGCCCGTCTACATCACCGGCGAGATCGGCATCAACCACAACGGCGACCTCGGCAACGCCCTCGCCCTGATCGACGCGGCCGCCGAAGCAGGCTGCGACGCGGTCAAGTTCCAGAAGCGCACCCCGGAGATCTGCACCCCGCGCGACCAGTGGGACATCGAGCGCGACACCCCCTGGGGCCGGATGACGTACATCGACTACCGCCACCGCGTCGAGTTCCGCGAGGAGGAGTACCGCGCCATCTCCGAGCACTGCGCCGAGCGCGGCATCGACTGGTTCGCCTCCCCGTGGGACACCGAGGCCGTCGCCTTCCTGGAGAAGTTCGACGTCCCCGCCCACAAGGTGGCCTCCGCATCCCTCACCGACGACGAGCTGCTCCGCGCCCTGCGCGCCACCGGCCGCACGGTCATCCTCTCCACGGGCATGTCCACCCCGAAGCAGATCCGCCACGCGGTCGAGGTGCTGGGCAGCGACAACATCCTGCTCTGCCACGCCACTTCGACGTACCCGGCGAAGGCCGAGGAGCTGAACCTGCGGGTCATCAACACCCTCCAGCAGGAGTACCCGAACGTCCCGATCGGCTACTCCGGCCACGAGACCGGCCTCCAGACCACCCTGGCCGCCGTCGCCCTCGGCGCCACCTTCGTCGAGCGCCACATCACCCTGGACCGCGCCATGTGGGGCTCCGACCAGGCCGCCTCCGTCGAGCCGCAGGGCCTGACCCGCCTGGTCCGCGACATCCGCACCATCGAGGCGTCCCTCGGTGACGGCGTCAAGAAGGTGTACGAGTCCGAGCTCGGCCCGATGAAGAAGCTCCGCCGGGTCGCGGGCGTCGTCGCCGAGGCCGAGAACACCCCGGCCCCCGAGCCGGTCGCGGTCTGA
- a CDS encoding N-acyl-L-amino acid amidohydrolase, with amino-acid sequence MKSRASRPEDLVDQPGGGGLPGRLGDELRAELIAFRRDLHMHPELGNQEFRTTAAIKDRLEKAGLKPRVLDVGTGLVCDVGEWDGVTPMLALRADIDALPIPDTKVDVPYRSTVPDRAHACGHDVHTTTVLGAGLVLAALDRQGLLPNAVRLVFQPAEEVMPGGALSAIESGVLEGVGRIIAVHCDPKVDVGNIGLRVGPITSACDRLEISLDGPGGHTARPHLTTDLVTAAARVAVDVPALLARRVDARSGLVLTWGRLQTGHAPNVVPQHAELSGTVRCLDLSAWRDAADLVHAAVDEVAGMHRAKTVINYVRGVPPVVNDAESVGLLDAAMTERRGSYAIEDTEQSLGGEDFSWYLERVPGAMARLGVRPPGDTRGLDLHRGNFDVDEEAITVGVELFTAAALLAGRS; translated from the coding sequence TTGAAGTCCCGCGCCTCCCGCCCCGAAGACCTGGTCGACCAGCCGGGGGGAGGTGGGCTGCCCGGCAGGCTCGGTGACGAGCTGCGGGCCGAGCTGATCGCCTTCCGCCGGGATCTGCACATGCACCCGGAGCTGGGCAACCAGGAGTTCCGGACCACCGCCGCCATCAAGGACCGGCTGGAGAAGGCCGGGCTGAAGCCGCGGGTGCTGGACGTCGGGACCGGGCTCGTCTGCGACGTGGGGGAGTGGGACGGGGTGACGCCCATGCTGGCGTTGCGGGCGGACATCGACGCGCTGCCGATCCCGGACACCAAGGTGGACGTCCCCTACCGGTCCACCGTGCCCGACCGGGCCCACGCCTGCGGCCACGACGTGCACACCACCACCGTGCTCGGCGCCGGCCTCGTGCTCGCCGCGCTCGACCGGCAGGGGCTCCTCCCCAACGCCGTACGCCTGGTCTTCCAGCCGGCCGAGGAGGTCATGCCGGGCGGCGCGCTCAGCGCGATCGAGTCCGGGGTGCTGGAGGGCGTCGGGCGGATCATCGCGGTCCACTGCGACCCGAAGGTGGACGTCGGGAACATCGGGCTGCGCGTCGGGCCCATCACCTCCGCCTGCGACCGGCTGGAGATCTCCCTCGACGGGCCCGGCGGCCACACCGCCCGCCCGCACCTCACCACCGACCTGGTCACCGCCGCCGCCCGGGTCGCCGTCGACGTGCCCGCGCTGCTCGCCCGCCGGGTCGACGCCCGCTCGGGGCTCGTCCTCACCTGGGGCCGCCTCCAGACGGGCCACGCCCCCAACGTCGTCCCGCAGCACGCCGAGCTCTCCGGCACGGTCCGCTGCCTGGACCTGAGCGCCTGGCGGGACGCAGCCGACCTGGTGCACGCCGCCGTGGACGAGGTGGCCGGAATGCACCGGGCCAAGACCGTGATCAATTACGTACGGGGCGTGCCGCCCGTGGTGAACGACGCCGAGTCCGTCGGCCTGCTGGACGCGGCGATGACCGAGCGCCGCGGATCGTATGCGATCGAGGACACCGAGCAGAGCCTCGGCGGCGAGGACTTCTCCTGGTACCTGGAGCGCGTACCGGGCGCCATGGCCCGCCTGGGGGTGCGCCCGCCCGGCGACACGCGCGGTCTGGACCTTCACCGGGGCAACTTCGACGTGGACGAGGAAGCCATCACCGTGGGAGTCGAGCTGTTCACGGCCGCCGCCCTGCTGGCCGGACGCTCTTAG